The proteins below are encoded in one region of Micromonospora pisi:
- a CDS encoding FHA domain-containing protein, whose protein sequence is MSDELHLLPLLTVVNGPMRGASFRLRPGTRRIGREEGVDIVIDDRKVSRRHAMLDLAQGRALLVDTGSTNGTWLNDQRISRPMELRDGDRIRVGNVELRFFDPAAALTDPVGAIRYTQSSPPPAFRPADQPSQASARATAAALGAPTQAMATGRGPGRLLWFFGGGAVLAGWAAWAYLVLN, encoded by the coding sequence GCTGACGGTGGTCAACGGACCTATGCGGGGGGCCAGTTTCCGGCTGCGTCCCGGCACCCGCAGGATCGGCCGTGAGGAGGGCGTCGACATCGTCATCGACGACCGGAAGGTGAGTCGGCGGCACGCCATGCTGGACCTGGCGCAGGGGCGCGCCCTGCTGGTCGACACCGGTTCCACCAACGGCACCTGGCTCAACGACCAGCGGATCTCCCGCCCGATGGAGCTGCGCGACGGCGACCGGATCCGGGTCGGGAACGTGGAACTGCGCTTCTTCGACCCGGCGGCGGCGCTCACCGACCCGGTCGGCGCGATCCGGTACACGCAGTCCTCGCCGCCGCCCGCGTTCCGGCCTGCCGACCAGCCGTCGCAGGCATCGGCCCGGGCGACCGCCGCCGCGCTCGGCGCACCGACCCAGGCGATGGCGACCGGACGTGGTCCCGGTCGGCTGCTCTGGTTCTTCGGCGGCGGAGCGGTGTTGGCCGGATGGGCGGCTTGGGCGTACCTGGTGCTGAACTGA